The Panicum hallii strain FIL2 chromosome 9, PHallii_v3.1, whole genome shotgun sequence genome has a window encoding:
- the LOC112876181 gene encoding probable mitochondrial adenine nucleotide transporter BTL3: MPWLEMWLPPAAGEGAVAAGLFLDAGDAAAHGALLAAMPGCSVSFGTRSRRRRGAPPGFLSLTMSVKGGRGFVPGSVGLLAGAEEKGGTEEAEALVAGKKAVEEVAVAEGNALLLQEKDARAGAGALNMTKHLWAGAVAAMVSRTVVAPLERLKLEYIVRGEQRNLFELMHAIATTQGLKGFWKGNFVNILRTAPFKAVNFYAYDTYRKQLLKWSGNEETTNFERFIAGAFAGVTATLMCIPMDTIRTRMVAPGGEALGGVIGVARHMIQTEGFFSLYKGLVPSLISMAPSGAVFYGVYDILKMAYLHSPEGKKRVSMMKQQKQEANALDQLELGTVRTLLYGAIAGCCAEAATYPFEVVRRQLQMQVKATRMNAFATCLKIVDQGGVPALYAGLIPSLLQVLPSASISYFVYELMKIVLKVE, encoded by the exons ATGCCGTGGCTCGAGATGTGGCTGCCTcccgcggcgggggagggggcggtggcggcggggctgTTCCTCGACGCCGGcgacgcggcggcgcacggcgcgCTCCTCGCGGCGATGCCCGGCTGCTCGGTCTCGTTCGGGACCcggtcacggcggcggcggggggcgccgCCTGGGTTCCTGTCGCTGACGATGTCGGTGAAGGGGGGCAGGGGGTTCGTGCCGGGCTCGGTGGGGCTGCTCGCGGGCGCGGAGGAGAAGGGCGGGacggaggaggcggaggcgctGGTCGCGGGGAAaaaggcggtggaggaggtcgCGGTTGCGGAGGGGAACGCGCTACTGCTGCAGGAGAAGGATGCTCGTGCTGGAGCTGGCGCGCTGAACATGACCAAGCATCTCTGGGCTGGAGCTGTCGCTGCCATGGTGTCTAG AACAGTTGTTGCTCCTCTTGAGAGGCTAAAGTTGGAGTATATAGTTCGTGGGGAGCAGAGGAATCTATTTGAGCTTATGCATGCTATTGCAACAACACAAGGGTTGAAAGGATTTTGGAAAGGGAACTTTGTCAATATTCTCCGCACTGCTCCATTCAAGGCAGTCAACTTCTATGCATATGACACTTACAGAAAGCAACTGCTTAAATGGTCTGGTAATGAAGAAACTACAAACTTTGAGAGATTTATTGCTGGTGCTTTTGCCGGTGTAACAGCAACGCTGATGTGCATACCAATGGATACA ATTAGGACAAGGATGGTAGCTCCTGGGGGTGAAGCTTTGGGTGGGGTTATAGGTGTTGCCCGTCACATGATTCAAACTGAAGGATTCTTCTCTCTGTATAAGGGATTAGTGCCTTCCCTTATCAGCATGGCACCCTCTGGCGCTGTATTTTACGGAGTGTATGACATATTGAAGATGGCTTATCTGCATTCGCCTGAGGGAAAGAAGAGGGTATCGATGATGAAGCAACAAAAACAAGAGGCAAATGCATTAGACCAACTTGAGCTGGGTACTGTCAGGACCTTACTCTATGGGGCCATTGCTGGTTGTTGTGCTGAAGCCGCTACGTACCCATTTGAAGTAGTTCGGAGGCAGCTACAGATGCAAGTAAAAGCAACAAGAATGAATGCATTTGCAACATGCCTTAAAATTGTTGATCAAGGTGGAGTACCAGCACTTTATGCTGGCCTGATTCCCAGCTTGCTACAG gTTTTGCCATCGGCGTCAATAAGCTATTTTGTTTACGAGTTGATGAAGATAGTCCTGAAAGTGGAGTAA